One part of the Terrimicrobium sacchariphilum genome encodes these proteins:
- a CDS encoding lysylphosphatidylglycerol synthase transmembrane domain-containing protein, translated as MKRTLLTILQIVVTVLLLCWIFRDPTKRDQMATALHTANFLWLIPGALAVGIAFSLQTQRWRILLAAQDIHMGWWRAMRIFLIGAFFNLFLPGGTGGDVVKIFYAMKETKDRKSAAFLSVLVDRMMGLLGLVAVAATLCTLEFNLLFSKPITQALMGSLGIILGGSLTFIVGGFLVDYFRLAHKLPTWLPLHAKILEFATAFSTYARSPKTLLATFGISIPSHLLMFLAFYFAARAFGLFGGFDGLIDVFAVLPAIMTIASLPVSLSGLGVREGLFQQVFSELFNTPVGTAAMISMTGFLMIVFWGLVGGVIYMLFRPVGGIHIRELEQEVEKVEKTIEDAA; from the coding sequence ATGAAGCGCACTCTCCTGACCATCCTCCAAATCGTCGTTACCGTCCTGCTCCTGTGCTGGATCTTCCGAGATCCCACCAAGCGCGACCAGATGGCGACCGCCCTCCACACGGCGAACTTTCTGTGGCTGATCCCAGGGGCGCTGGCTGTGGGCATCGCCTTTTCCCTGCAAACCCAGCGCTGGCGTATCCTTTTGGCCGCGCAGGACATTCACATGGGTTGGTGGCGGGCGATGCGCATCTTTCTCATTGGAGCGTTTTTCAACCTCTTCCTGCCGGGCGGCACCGGTGGCGATGTCGTGAAGATCTTCTACGCCATGAAAGAGACCAAGGACCGCAAGAGCGCGGCCTTCCTGAGTGTGCTGGTCGATCGCATGATGGGCCTTCTCGGCCTAGTCGCGGTTGCTGCCACGCTCTGCACGCTGGAGTTTAACCTCCTGTTTTCCAAACCGATCACCCAGGCGCTCATGGGTTCGCTGGGCATCATCCTCGGCGGTTCCCTAACATTTATCGTAGGTGGCTTTCTGGTGGATTACTTTCGCCTGGCGCACAAGCTTCCCACATGGCTTCCGCTCCACGCGAAGATTCTCGAGTTCGCCACGGCTTTTTCCACCTATGCCCGCAGTCCAAAGACACTGCTGGCGACGTTTGGCATTTCCATTCCCTCGCATCTGCTGATGTTCCTGGCCTTCTATTTTGCCGCACGGGCGTTCGGCCTGTTCGGCGGGTTTGATGGCTTGATCGATGTCTTCGCGGTTCTCCCCGCGATCATGACGATCGCCTCGCTGCCGGTGAGCCTTTCCGGCCTCGGCGTGCGTGAAGGTCTCTTCCAGCAAGTCTTCTCCGAGTTGTTCAATACGCCAGTAGGAACCGCCGCGATGATCTCCATGACGGGATTCCTGATGATTGTCTTCTGGGGGCTTGTCGGCGGAGTCATTTACATGCTTTTCCGACCCGTCGGCGGCATCCATATCCGTGAATTGGAGCAGGAAGTGGAGAAGGTCGAAAAGACCATCGAAGACGCGGCGTGA
- the pgl gene encoding 6-phosphogluconolactonase: MKPEIIHSTNFVADAVNLIRAEAAAAIAARGVFRIALSGGNTPRPVYEALLKEQTDWSKWVFTFGDERCVPPTDEQSNYRMARLALFDHIAIPAENILRIRAEAEPDVAASEYEATLRQHAAGEDYYRHDLLLLGMGDDGHTASLFPGTEALKITDRWVVANFVPKFDTHRITFTYPLLDASRHVCFLVNSKGKDAVLDEVFSGTSHYPSAAVNPTDGKLTWLLGA, from the coding sequence ATGAAACCCGAGATCATCCACTCCACCAACTTCGTCGCAGACGCCGTCAACCTGATCCGCGCGGAGGCCGCCGCCGCCATCGCCGCACGCGGCGTTTTCCGCATCGCCCTGAGCGGCGGCAACACCCCGCGCCCGGTTTACGAGGCGCTCCTGAAGGAACAGACCGACTGGTCGAAATGGGTCTTCACCTTCGGCGACGAACGCTGCGTCCCGCCGACCGACGAGCAGAGCAACTACCGCATGGCCCGACTGGCGTTGTTTGACCACATCGCGATCCCGGCAGAGAACATCCTGCGCATCCGCGCCGAGGCCGAGCCCGATGTGGCTGCCTCGGAATATGAGGCAACCCTCCGCCAGCACGCCGCCGGGGAGGACTACTACCGCCACGACCTGCTCCTGCTCGGCATGGGCGACGACGGACACACCGCCTCGCTGTTCCCGGGCACCGAGGCGCTCAAGATCACGGATCGCTGGGTGGTTGCGAATTTCGTGCCGAAGTTCGACACGCATCGCATCACTTTCACCTATCCGCTTCTCGACGCCTCGCGCCACGTCTGCTTCCTCGTGAACAGCAAGGGCAAGGACGCCGTGCTCGACGAGGTCTTCAGCGGCACATCGCACTATCCGAGCGCCGCGGTGAATCCGACCGACGGCAAGCTCACCTGGCTGCTGGGGGCGTAG
- the sixA gene encoding phosphohistidine phosphatase SixA, whose protein sequence is MVLFFLRHAEAERDAETDFARKLTSKGVDQAEKAGKFLLRLGIVPDVILTSPLVRARQTAKIVADRLGDIEATEVPWLAAGMAPETYLREIQEYSKNESVMVVGHEPDFSETIAYLLGLPDPDALKIRKTTLTAVQIGQINPGKGQLQFLVPARLM, encoded by the coding sequence ATGGTTTTATTTTTTCTCCGCCACGCAGAGGCCGAACGAGACGCCGAGACGGACTTTGCCCGCAAGCTGACCTCCAAGGGGGTCGATCAGGCAGAAAAAGCGGGTAAATTCCTGCTGCGGCTCGGTATCGTGCCGGATGTGATCCTGACCAGCCCTCTCGTCCGCGCCCGCCAGACGGCGAAGATCGTGGCCGACCGTCTCGGCGACATCGAGGCGACCGAGGTGCCGTGGCTGGCGGCCGGCATGGCTCCCGAGACCTACCTGCGCGAGATCCAGGAGTATTCCAAAAACGAGTCCGTGATGGTCGTGGGCCACGAGCCGGATTTCAGCGAAACCATCGCCTACCTGCTCGGGCTGCCCGATCCCGACGCCTTGAAAATCCGCAAGACCACGCTGACCGCCGTTCAGATCGGCCAGATCAACCCCGGCAAGGGACAGCTCCAGTTTCTCGTTCCCGCCCGCCTGATGTAA
- a CDS encoding sugar phosphate isomerase/epimerase family protein — translation MLSFSTAWNSNRHRSGESIVREILEMGFDAIELGHGLKAHTVHEILSFQEKEGFRVSSLHNFCPLPPEVMVDNPDCYEFTSHRLTDRKRAVRLTLQTIDMAERFGAKVVVLHTGRIKTLKLTRHLRELVENEGNFTRRYSKEKLCAVLRREKVGESYIQRALDCLMEITDYASEKGIRLGIENREHYEAMPSEHEFVNFLQRLDAPNAMYWHDFGHAQIKHNLGLLDHSDWLRKMGPRTMGCHVHDVGWPFQDHRAPFTGEIPFEKLVQFLPPDCLFVFELHPRTAKEDILSAAARWRTLR, via the coding sequence ATGCTTTCCTTTTCGACAGCATGGAACTCGAACCGGCATCGCAGCGGCGAAAGCATCGTTCGCGAAATTCTCGAAATGGGATTCGATGCCATCGAGCTGGGACATGGGCTGAAGGCGCATACCGTGCACGAGATCCTGTCGTTTCAGGAGAAGGAGGGATTCCGGGTTTCCAGTCTGCACAACTTCTGTCCCCTGCCCCCGGAGGTGATGGTCGACAATCCCGACTGCTATGAGTTCACCTCCCATCGGCTCACAGATCGAAAGCGGGCGGTCCGATTGACCCTGCAAACGATCGACATGGCGGAACGCTTCGGAGCAAAGGTGGTCGTCCTGCACACGGGACGAATCAAAACGCTCAAGCTTACCCGGCACCTCCGGGAACTCGTGGAAAATGAAGGAAACTTCACCCGTCGCTATTCCAAAGAGAAATTGTGCGCGGTTCTCCGGCGAGAGAAGGTCGGCGAGTCCTACATCCAGCGGGCGCTGGACTGCCTGATGGAGATCACTGACTATGCCTCGGAAAAGGGCATCCGCCTCGGCATCGAAAATCGTGAGCACTACGAGGCCATGCCGTCCGAGCATGAGTTTGTGAACTTCCTGCAACGACTCGACGCTCCCAATGCCATGTACTGGCATGATTTTGGCCATGCCCAGATCAAGCATAACCTCGGCTTGCTGGATCACTCCGACTGGCTGCGGAAGATGGGTCCGCGCACGATGGGCTGCCACGTCCACGACGTCGGCTGGCCGTTCCAGGATCATCGCGCGCCCTTTACCGGGGAGATCCCATTCGAGAAACTCGTGCAATTTCTTCCGCCGGATTGCCTTTTCGTCTTTGAACTTCATCCGAGAACAGCCAAAGAAGACATTCTCTCCGCCGCCGCAAGGTGGCGCACTCTCCGATGA
- a CDS encoding RibD family protein, translating into MKASRLKVSVNFAITADGKVSTRKKTASGFTSESDKRRFREIRAEADAVMVGVGTLTTDNMSMGVSDPAQQRARKKRGQSPQPLRVVVSASGRFDPKAKIFTQAGAPIVIFSTQAMPERVRSWLAAKADVWLFETSVDLAEMMRILRADYRIRSVICEGGPTLFRSLLEADLVDTLHLTWAPVIFGGREASTLTGLPGEFLPHLVRFKLSSQEVLGGECFLTYRIKRQAKTPAPQAASATRQSPRPPGRSLG; encoded by the coding sequence GTGAAAGCATCGAGGCTAAAGGTCTCCGTGAACTTCGCCATCACCGCAGACGGCAAAGTCTCGACGCGGAAAAAAACGGCCTCGGGCTTTACATCGGAGAGCGACAAACGCCGCTTCCGCGAAATACGCGCAGAGGCCGACGCGGTCATGGTTGGCGTGGGAACACTCACTACGGACAACATGTCCATGGGCGTAAGCGATCCCGCCCAGCAACGCGCTCGCAAAAAACGCGGCCAGTCGCCCCAGCCGCTACGAGTCGTCGTGAGCGCATCCGGGCGATTTGATCCCAAAGCAAAAATTTTCACTCAGGCAGGCGCTCCGATCGTGATTTTCTCCACCCAGGCCATGCCGGAGCGCGTCCGGTCGTGGCTGGCTGCGAAGGCCGACGTATGGCTTTTTGAGACGTCGGTCGATCTCGCGGAGATGATGCGCATCCTGCGGGCGGACTACCGAATCCGCTCGGTGATCTGCGAGGGCGGGCCGACGTTATTCCGCTCCCTGCTGGAGGCGGATCTGGTCGACACTCTGCACCTCACCTGGGCCCCGGTGATCTTCGGAGGCCGTGAGGCATCCACGCTCACCGGACTCCCCGGCGAATTCCTCCCTCATCTGGTGCGTTTCAAGCTGTCCAGCCAGGAAGTCCTCGGCGGCGAGTGCTTCCTGACCTATCGCATTAAACGGCAGGCGAAGACGCCAGCTCCTCAAGCAGCTTCCGCAACTCGTCAATCCCCTCGCCCTCCTGGGCGCTCATTGGGATAA
- a CDS encoding GntR family transcriptional regulator — protein MSLRFDITPGSPQPIYEQIEGQIRRWIATGTLKEGDQLPSVRALAEQLTVNPNTVARAYSELTAEGLVASHAGRGVFIAARRQIYSEEERLRRLSCAMKRFFDETAFLDIPLAEILRRLEEAGTDYFTHSPKP, from the coding sequence ATGTCGCTTCGGTTTGACATCACCCCCGGCTCGCCCCAGCCGATCTACGAGCAGATCGAGGGACAAATCCGGAGGTGGATTGCGACGGGAACCCTCAAGGAGGGCGATCAGCTCCCATCCGTGCGTGCATTGGCCGAGCAACTCACCGTCAATCCCAACACCGTCGCCCGGGCCTACTCCGAACTCACAGCCGAGGGATTGGTGGCGTCGCATGCAGGGCGCGGCGTCTTCATCGCCGCGCGTCGCCAGATTTACTCCGAGGAAGAACGGCTTCGCAGGCTGTCCTGCGCGATGAAGCGGTTTTTCGATGAAACGGCATTTCTCGACATCCCTCTCGCCGAAATCCTCCGTCGTCTGGAGGAGGCCGGAACCGACTACTTCACCCATTCCCCAAAGCCATGA
- the obgE gene encoding GTPase ObgE, whose amino-acid sequence MKFVDQVRIHAKAGDGGNGCCSFRREKFVPRGGPDGGDGGKGGSIILEADVHTDNLVSLYYEPNIRAKRGAHGQGKDKHGRSAEDHIVRVPVGTIIYRLPDQVPAPTDIPLYEDLEASEEPVKKSHLDLRTMEPVADLSEPGQRFVLCAGGDGGKGNSHFKTSTNRAPRRTTDGWPGEEGWFALELRTIADVGLVGYPNAGKSTLLGKISAAHPRVAPYPFTTLNPVVGVVDLNGYQRLTVADIPGLIEGAHENKGLGHEFLRHIVRCQLLLFVLDTAGSEGRDPVEDFQTLRQELKLYDPNLAAKPWAVIANKVDLPEAKENLKRLKSKVRKVKIIPMSAQEGEGIDELRKLLEELASSPAV is encoded by the coding sequence GTGAAATTCGTCGATCAAGTTCGTATCCATGCCAAGGCTGGCGATGGCGGCAACGGGTGTTGCAGCTTTCGCCGCGAGAAGTTCGTGCCCCGGGGCGGTCCGGATGGAGGCGACGGCGGAAAGGGCGGCAGCATCATCCTGGAGGCCGATGTCCACACGGACAACCTCGTCTCCCTGTACTATGAGCCCAACATCCGCGCCAAGCGCGGCGCGCACGGCCAGGGCAAGGACAAGCATGGCCGCAGCGCCGAGGATCATATCGTGCGTGTGCCCGTCGGAACGATCATCTACCGCCTGCCGGATCAGGTGCCCGCGCCGACAGATATCCCGCTCTACGAAGACCTGGAGGCCTCGGAGGAGCCCGTAAAGAAGAGCCATCTCGACCTGCGCACGATGGAACCCGTGGCGGATCTTTCAGAACCCGGCCAGCGGTTTGTCCTCTGTGCCGGAGGAGACGGCGGCAAGGGCAATTCGCATTTCAAGACCTCGACGAATCGCGCCCCGCGCCGCACGACCGACGGCTGGCCCGGCGAGGAGGGGTGGTTCGCGCTGGAACTGCGCACGATCGCCGATGTCGGCCTCGTGGGCTATCCCAACGCGGGCAAGAGCACGCTGCTCGGCAAGATTTCCGCCGCTCATCCGCGGGTGGCTCCTTATCCTTTCACAACTCTGAACCCCGTGGTCGGCGTGGTCGATCTCAATGGCTACCAGCGTCTCACCGTCGCGGACATCCCAGGCTTGATCGAGGGCGCGCATGAGAACAAGGGGCTTGGCCACGAGTTCCTGCGCCACATCGTGCGCTGCCAGTTGCTTTTATTCGTACTCGATACCGCAGGCAGCGAGGGCCGCGATCCGGTCGAGGATTTCCAGACGCTTCGGCAGGAGTTGAAACTTTACGATCCCAACCTCGCAGCCAAACCGTGGGCGGTCATCGCCAACAAGGTCGATCTGCCCGAGGCCAAGGAAAACCTGAAGCGCCTCAAGTCCAAGGTCCGCAAGGTGAAGATTATCCCAATGAGCGCCCAGGAGGGCGAGGGGATTGACGAGTTGCGGAAGCTGCTTGAGGAGCTGGCGTCTTCGCCTGCCGTTTAA
- a CDS encoding ABC transporter permease — translation MKALFWKEWRENLKWGLLAMAAIAVAMVYALRQGGDSVDSSWAGLQNEQFLTVTAFGFPVIALALGFLQILTELRRDQWAFLLHRPVTRLQVFWGKALPGTALYLVAGGLPLAASAYWLSLPGSIAAPFDIRQILPGSVNLLAGLSYYYAALLISILPGRWYGRKVLPLAAALLGSTFANTIILSPALIGPIIVLTSMIIAAASAHAASGLFRRMSVVGKCGILSVYLLGLLVADMVLSLGWMMLFPPQPLSYQRYGVDQNGEVVRITTRSNWYEKVETLDGKQIKPEKRAFEWADFLFPTMLYYATPDGFRDFRSPRAYFTYESSNRTAPFAWYYINDLGIFRVYSTETKMPLGVLGPNGYAPIDNTGQAGRFHPGFSAYKSTVIGDRDGVYIPDLDARSVKKIYAAAPGEQIISAARLPKPKKEGAQEEYAIGSNQAIQVVTKSGPRARIALPVAPNKITGVEFYRPESGNYTLFIRGRFPQGIELAVASPDGKITRQQTLPLLYNSPPQSISKWLGEALTPLGARLLGAGITQALQFVENGYYRMVTEWNAAEKPLEMLRWLAAAAVGLLCAALIQIPLKRDQFAGQRLAWTVFAFFFGVFGLLAFWIANDWPRRLACPSCSRKRSVERETCEHCGAGWPAPKQDGTEIWEGLTEEATPPAAR, via the coding sequence ATGAAGGCATTGTTTTGGAAAGAATGGCGGGAGAACCTGAAATGGGGCCTGCTGGCGATGGCGGCCATCGCTGTCGCGATGGTCTACGCCCTGCGACAAGGTGGAGACTCGGTTGATAGCTCATGGGCAGGGCTTCAAAACGAGCAGTTCCTCACCGTCACAGCGTTCGGGTTTCCCGTCATTGCCCTGGCCCTGGGTTTTCTCCAAATCCTGACCGAGCTTCGCCGGGATCAATGGGCGTTTCTCCTGCACCGCCCCGTTACCCGTCTCCAGGTCTTCTGGGGCAAGGCCCTGCCGGGAACCGCTCTGTATCTCGTGGCGGGCGGGCTGCCACTGGCAGCGTCGGCTTACTGGCTTTCCCTACCCGGCAGCATCGCCGCGCCGTTTGACATCAGGCAGATCCTTCCGGGATCAGTCAATCTCCTCGCAGGACTCTCGTATTATTATGCCGCTTTGCTTATCAGCATCCTCCCCGGGCGATGGTATGGACGGAAGGTTTTGCCACTCGCGGCGGCGCTGCTGGGATCGACGTTTGCCAATACAATCATTCTGTCGCCCGCTTTGATTGGACCTATCATCGTCCTGACGAGCATGATCATCGCCGCAGCCAGCGCTCATGCCGCGAGCGGCTTGTTTCGTAGAATGTCAGTAGTTGGAAAGTGCGGTATACTTTCCGTCTACCTTCTTGGCCTGCTCGTCGCCGACATGGTCTTGTCCTTGGGATGGATGATGCTGTTTCCGCCTCAACCTCTCAGTTATCAACGATATGGGGTAGACCAGAATGGCGAGGTAGTCCGGATCACCACGCGGTCGAACTGGTACGAAAAAGTCGAAACACTCGACGGCAAGCAAATCAAGCCGGAGAAAAGGGCTTTCGAATGGGCCGACTTCCTCTTTCCGACGATGCTCTATTACGCCACACCGGATGGATTCCGCGACTTTCGCAGCCCACGCGCTTATTTTACTTACGAGTCAAGCAACCGGACTGCTCCGTTCGCCTGGTATTATATTAACGATTTGGGAATCTTCCGGGTCTATTCCACGGAAACAAAAATGCCGCTGGGAGTCCTTGGTCCCAATGGATACGCGCCGATCGACAACACCGGACAGGCGGGACGATTCCATCCGGGCTTCAGCGCTTACAAATCAACAGTCATTGGTGACCGGGACGGAGTGTATATTCCGGATCTTGATGCTCGTTCCGTAAAGAAAATCTACGCGGCGGCACCTGGGGAGCAGATCATCTCCGCCGCTCGTCTCCCGAAACCGAAAAAAGAGGGAGCGCAGGAAGAATATGCCATTGGCTCGAATCAGGCCATTCAAGTCGTCACAAAATCGGGCCCCAGGGCTCGTATTGCCTTGCCCGTTGCTCCGAATAAAATCACAGGTGTTGAGTTTTATCGGCCAGAGAGCGGAAACTACACCCTATTTATCAGGGGACGCTTCCCACAGGGCATCGAGCTTGCCGTCGCTTCGCCGGACGGAAAAATCACCCGCCAGCAAACTCTTCCCTTGCTGTATAACAGTCCGCCTCAATCCATCTCAAAATGGCTTGGCGAAGCGCTCACGCCTTTGGGCGCGAGACTTCTGGGCGCCGGGATCACCCAGGCCCTGCAATTCGTCGAGAACGGATATTACCGCATGGTAACCGAATGGAATGCAGCGGAAAAACCCTTGGAAATGCTTCGCTGGCTGGCCGCAGCTGCGGTTGGCCTTCTTTGCGCGGCCTTAATTCAAATCCCGCTGAAGCGCGACCAGTTCGCCGGGCAGCGCCTCGCGTGGACCGTGTTTGCCTTCTTTTTCGGAGTCTTCGGACTGCTCGCTTTCTGGATCGCCAACGACTGGCCGCGACGCCTCGCCTGTCCATCGTGCAGCCGGAAGCGCTCGGTGGAGCGGGAAACCTGCGAGCATTGCGGCGCGGGGTGGCCCGCGCCGAAGCAGGATGGAACCGAGATCTGGGAGGGGTTGACCGAGGAGGCTACGCCCCCAGCAGCCAGGTGA
- the glgA gene encoding glycogen synthase yields MKALFLTNEYPPHIYGGAGVHVQYLSRELAKLMPVDVRCFGDQNQVSGNLSALGYGLVSDAYTCPKPLKSVFGALQRCIDFNTTNIDADVVHCHTWYAHFGGILAKLNYGIPLVVTVHSLEPLRPWKREQLGGGYDFTCWLERTTLEMADAVIAVSEETKRDVNKLFHIAPEKMHVIYNGIDLDEYRPVTSKNALKRFGINPVEPYILFVGRITRQKGIIHLVNAIRHMNPGFQVVLCAGAPDTAEIATEMKNAVSAAQRARPGVIWIEEMVDTKSKVELYSNAAAFVCPSIYEPFGIINLEAMACGTPVVASNVGGIKEVVIHGETGFLVSLDQMKESPFEATNPDRFSRDLAGRVNELMSDPAKRKAFGAAGRRRVEEKFGWSAIARQTADLYETLVTK; encoded by the coding sequence GTGAAGGCACTCTTCCTGACCAACGAGTATCCGCCCCACATCTACGGTGGAGCAGGTGTCCATGTGCAGTACCTCAGCCGCGAACTGGCCAAGCTGATGCCGGTGGATGTGAGATGTTTCGGTGACCAGAACCAGGTTTCCGGAAATCTGTCGGCGCTCGGGTACGGGCTTGTTTCCGATGCCTACACGTGTCCCAAGCCGCTGAAGTCGGTCTTTGGGGCCTTGCAGCGGTGCATTGATTTCAACACGACCAACATCGACGCCGATGTCGTCCATTGCCACACGTGGTACGCGCATTTTGGCGGCATCCTGGCGAAGCTCAACTACGGCATCCCGCTCGTCGTGACGGTTCATTCTCTGGAACCGCTCCGCCCCTGGAAGCGCGAGCAGCTCGGCGGCGGCTATGACTTCACCTGCTGGCTGGAGCGCACCACGCTGGAGATGGCCGATGCGGTGATCGCGGTTTCTGAGGAAACCAAGCGTGATGTGAACAAGCTCTTCCACATCGCCCCCGAAAAGATGCACGTCATCTACAACGGCATCGACCTCGACGAATATCGCCCGGTCACGAGCAAGAACGCGCTGAAGCGTTTTGGGATCAATCCTGTCGAGCCGTACATCCTTTTCGTCGGTCGCATCACGCGGCAGAAGGGTATCATTCATCTCGTCAACGCGATCCGCCATATGAACCCGGGCTTTCAGGTCGTCCTCTGTGCCGGAGCCCCCGATACGGCGGAGATCGCCACCGAGATGAAAAACGCCGTCAGCGCGGCGCAGCGTGCACGCCCTGGCGTGATCTGGATCGAGGAGATGGTCGATACCAAGAGCAAGGTCGAGCTCTACAGCAACGCGGCGGCATTTGTCTGCCCGTCGATCTACGAGCCGTTCGGCATCATCAACCTCGAGGCCATGGCCTGCGGCACCCCGGTGGTCGCCAGCAATGTCGGCGGCATCAAGGAAGTGGTAATACATGGCGAGACCGGCTTCCTCGTTTCGCTCGACCAGATGAAGGAGAGTCCGTTTGAGGCGACGAATCCCGATCGCTTCTCGCGTGATCTCGCGGGCCGGGTGAATGAATTGATGAGTGATCCGGCCAAGCGCAAGGCCTTCGGAGCCGCCGGACGCCGTCGGGTGGAGGAAAAATTTGGATGGTCTGCCATTGCGCGACAGACCGCCGACCTGTACGAGACTCTCGTCACAAAGTAA
- a CDS encoding ABC transporter ATP-binding protein yields MSEYVIETQGLTKYFGKTCVVSELNLKVPKGSIFGFLGRNGAGKSTTIRMLLGLVEPSRGSAQVLGKDCWNLSPDDRARIGYLPEGHHVYGWMTIEECGKFQAAFYKHWNASIFEAVLSHFRLDRKGRAGNLSRGQRAGLCLALVLAPEPELLILDDPALGLDPVARRSLIQSMLYVTRTTDRTILFSSHLLSDVERVADEIAVLDLGTLRASCKLETFRQHVRQFVIRHDGNEPPLPDLPGLLQTFRTDTETSLTFANIGPAEIQRIQVLTGNRIEEVPLSLEDAFVTYVGERGAKSFFTKDLEDVK; encoded by the coding sequence ATGAGCGAATACGTGATCGAAACCCAGGGACTCACGAAATACTTCGGCAAGACCTGCGTGGTCTCCGAACTCAATCTCAAGGTGCCGAAAGGCAGCATCTTCGGCTTCCTCGGGCGCAATGGCGCCGGGAAAAGCACGACGATCCGCATGCTTCTCGGTCTGGTCGAACCTTCGCGCGGGTCCGCCCAGGTGCTTGGGAAAGACTGCTGGAACCTATCACCTGATGATCGCGCCCGTATTGGCTATCTCCCGGAGGGGCACCACGTCTACGGCTGGATGACCATCGAGGAGTGCGGAAAGTTTCAAGCCGCGTTTTATAAACACTGGAACGCAAGCATCTTTGAGGCCGTCCTATCCCACTTCCGTCTCGACCGGAAAGGCAGGGCGGGCAATCTCTCGCGCGGCCAGCGCGCGGGGCTCTGCCTGGCGCTCGTGCTCGCGCCGGAGCCGGAACTCCTCATCCTCGACGATCCTGCGCTTGGCCTTGATCCCGTGGCTCGCCGCAGCCTCATCCAGTCGATGCTCTACGTCACGCGAACGACCGACCGCACCATCCTCTTTTCCTCGCATCTTCTCTCCGACGTCGAGCGCGTGGCGGACGAAATCGCGGTGCTCGATCTCGGAACGCTGCGAGCATCCTGCAAGCTGGAGACCTTTCGCCAGCATGTCCGCCAGTTTGTCATCCGGCATGACGGCAACGAACCTCCCCTGCCCGACTTGCCCGGCCTTCTGCAAACCTTCCGCACAGATACGGAAACGAGTCTGACCTTTGCCAATATCGGCCCTGCCGAGATCCAGCGCATTCAGGTACTGACGGGAAATCGTATCGAGGAGGTTCCGCTTAGCCTGGAGGACGCATTCGTGACTTATGTCGGCGAGCGCGGCGCGAAGAGCTTTTTCACCAAAGATCTGGAGGACGTAAAATGA